Proteins encoded by one window of Halomonas sp. SH5A2:
- a CDS encoding M24 family metallopeptidase, producing the protein MSIVESESLTDNEPDHIPVVPSASMANGDSIPTAFDPKQLRAGRLERLRAMMAEEGYAALVLFDPNNQRYATGSRNMFGYFLRNSTRYVYVPLEGPIILFEYPGSAHVSTWLETIDEARTSKVVWSAVNQRDGMSSDPFGVEIAELIEEHGKGNKKIGLDRCALNLARALEAQGLDVYDCMQDTLHCRRIKTPEEIACLAQSMAASEAAVAEVEAAIKPGVTENELFAIMYGEVIRGGGEFIETRLLSSGPRTNPWFNEASDRKIRPGELVALDTDTIGCHGYYSDFSRTFHVGPGKPTAYQREIYRMAYDQVHHNMSLLKPGISYREIAEQAWKIPERFIDRRYPSIIHGVGMHGETPLVAHHMDFDRFSKDGILEPGMVVSVESYIGEVGAADGVKLEEEVLITETGIERLSRYPFNDVLLNREQ; encoded by the coding sequence ATGAGCATTGTCGAAAGCGAAAGCCTTACCGATAACGAGCCGGACCACATTCCCGTTGTCCCTTCGGCTTCCATGGCCAACGGCGACAGTATCCCCACGGCGTTTGACCCCAAGCAGCTGCGCGCCGGACGCCTTGAGCGCCTGCGCGCCATGATGGCGGAAGAAGGCTACGCGGCGCTGGTCCTGTTCGACCCGAACAACCAGCGTTATGCGACGGGATCGCGCAATATGTTTGGTTATTTTTTGCGCAACTCCACGCGTTATGTGTACGTGCCGCTGGAAGGGCCGATTATTCTGTTCGAATACCCCGGCAGCGCGCACGTATCCACCTGGCTTGAAACCATCGATGAAGCGCGAACCTCCAAGGTCGTATGGTCGGCGGTTAACCAGCGCGATGGTATGTCATCCGACCCTTTTGGAGTGGAGATTGCCGAGCTGATCGAAGAGCACGGTAAGGGCAACAAAAAAATCGGGCTGGATCGCTGCGCACTGAATCTGGCGCGGGCATTGGAAGCGCAGGGGCTCGATGTGTATGACTGCATGCAGGACACGCTGCACTGTCGACGCATTAAAACGCCCGAGGAAATTGCCTGCCTGGCGCAGTCGATGGCCGCCAGTGAAGCCGCTGTCGCTGAAGTCGAAGCGGCGATTAAACCGGGGGTTACCGAAAACGAGCTGTTTGCGATCATGTACGGCGAGGTGATCAGAGGCGGTGGCGAGTTTATCGAAACCCGCCTGCTGTCCTCAGGGCCGCGCACCAATCCCTGGTTTAACGAAGCCAGCGACCGCAAGATCCGCCCCGGTGAATTGGTGGCGCTGGATACCGATACCATCGGCTGCCATGGCTACTACTCGGATTTTTCACGCACCTTCCATGTGGGGCCGGGCAAGCCGACGGCCTATCAGCGCGAAATATATCGCATGGCCTACGACCAGGTGCACCACAACATGAGCTTGCTGAAACCGGGTATCAGCTACCGTGAAATCGCCGAGCAGGCATGGAAAATCCCCGAACGCTTTATTGACCGTCGCTACCCGTCGATCATTCACGGGGTGGGCATGCACGGCGAGACACCGCTGGTCGCCCACCACATGGATTTCGACCGTTTCTCCAAGGATGGCATTCTGGAACCTGGCATGGTGGTATCGGTGGAAAGCTATATTGGCGAAGTCGGGGCTGCTGATGGCGTCAAGCTGGAAGAAGAGGTGCTGATCACCGAGACCGGCATTGAGCGGCTTTCCCGCTACCCGTTTAACGACGTGTTATTGAACCGCGAACAGTAG
- a CDS encoding LysR family transcriptional regulator, whose amino-acid sequence MDTDLLRAFVTVAECQGFSAAGKVLHRTQSAMSLQIKRLEDQMHQALFERTSRSVLLTAAGERLLPYARHMLKLEDEAKDLLKGGMHGELIRLGTSEEQAATYLPDLLPRFAAQFPQIQLEVHCDISDTLVKRFQEGLLDVVLSVRHKPTQSGHLLGWEPMVWVMADHVSLSQWQTLPLALNPEGCIFRAHALSALGRDETRWELRYVSQSPTGINVPVQNGLAITVKTPRSVPPGCRIVTEEEGLPNLGHVEIELHQRPGHSSEAFQALCKSLESVVAEHESIACLRSREET is encoded by the coding sequence ATGGACACAGACTTACTACGCGCGTTTGTCACCGTCGCCGAATGCCAAGGATTTAGCGCGGCGGGTAAAGTGCTGCACCGAACCCAATCGGCGATGAGCCTGCAAATAAAGCGTCTTGAAGATCAGATGCATCAAGCGCTTTTCGAGCGCACCAGCCGTAGCGTTCTGCTGACGGCCGCCGGGGAGCGCCTGCTTCCCTATGCGCGCCATATGCTCAAGCTTGAGGATGAGGCCAAAGACCTCCTCAAGGGTGGAATGCACGGCGAGCTTATTCGGTTGGGGACCTCGGAAGAACAGGCAGCCACCTACCTGCCCGACTTGCTGCCACGCTTTGCGGCCCAGTTTCCGCAGATTCAGCTAGAGGTGCATTGCGACATCAGTGACACCCTAGTCAAGCGGTTCCAGGAAGGGCTGTTAGACGTGGTGCTCTCGGTAAGGCATAAGCCCACCCAATCCGGACACTTGCTTGGCTGGGAACCGATGGTGTGGGTCATGGCCGATCACGTCTCACTTTCGCAATGGCAAACACTGCCGTTGGCCCTGAATCCCGAGGGCTGCATTTTCAGGGCGCATGCGTTATCTGCGCTGGGCCGCGATGAGACGCGCTGGGAACTTCGCTACGTCAGCCAATCCCCGACAGGCATCAACGTCCCGGTGCAAAACGGACTGGCGATAACCGTTAAAACCCCGCGCAGCGTACCACCGGGCTGCCGGATAGTGACCGAAGAAGAAGGCCTACCCAATCTGGGACATGTCGAAATTGAACTCCACCAACGCCCTGGACACTCCAGTGAGGCGTTTCAAGCGTTATGCAAATCCCTTGAAAGCGTGGTCGCCGAGCACGAGTCGATTGCCTGCCTCAGGAGCAGGGAAGAGACGTAA
- a CDS encoding LysM peptidoglycan-binding domain-containing protein, translated as MGYIVQSGDTLSGIARDKAVSISAIMELNPALDNPNRLQADTELILPDTSEIHDRNCPDDIMADSPCVEQDEVEPGFYVVERPQTVGELKEHLFASNLSSEVDAMLERLNPQLGEGVFPGQVIVLSDPRSMQCTREETLLMQVASDVNKINAELTHEEAQHTVDYYNLLGAATGGAGAAIGNTAKGIEKHASQVKAKLNQLEALYQRTYERTGRLNSPEFYASRQNLFRDLDALLDRVTRMGLGIPEHPNLRHALGVTTKTTVHHWRQAGSAASGIPGYADNYVGIANASKWMGRAGYLGLGFSAFSAYSNTVEACTSGREEECQRARIREGASFGGGLAGGAVAGGAAGYFAGGMCVALGVSSAGVGALVCGLVVVGGAGYVGGDVGGKLGGLGGESLGEFIYGNENE; from the coding sequence ATGGGCTATATAGTGCAAAGCGGTGATACGTTAAGTGGGATTGCTAGAGACAAAGCGGTATCAATTTCTGCTATTATGGAGCTGAATCCAGCTCTAGATAATCCAAATAGACTGCAAGCTGATACGGAGTTAATCCTTCCAGACACTAGTGAAATACATGATCGCAACTGTCCTGATGATATCATGGCTGATAGCCCTTGCGTGGAGCAAGATGAGGTCGAGCCAGGATTCTATGTTGTGGAGCGACCACAAACAGTTGGAGAACTAAAAGAACACTTATTTGCAAGCAATCTCAGTAGTGAAGTGGATGCTATGCTTGAGCGCTTAAACCCGCAGTTGGGTGAAGGCGTTTTTCCTGGACAAGTTATTGTTCTAAGCGATCCAAGAAGCATGCAATGCACGCGTGAAGAAACACTTCTGATGCAAGTCGCGAGCGACGTCAATAAAATAAACGCTGAGTTAACTCACGAGGAAGCTCAACATACGGTTGATTACTATAATTTATTAGGGGCTGCAACGGGCGGTGCCGGAGCTGCTATAGGCAATACTGCTAAGGGTATAGAAAAACATGCTAGCCAAGTTAAGGCGAAACTAAATCAGTTGGAAGCGCTGTACCAGCGTACTTATGAACGAACAGGGAGGCTTAATAGTCCTGAGTTTTATGCTAGCCGTCAAAATTTATTCAGAGATCTAGATGCGCTGCTTGACCGGGTAACGCGGATGGGGTTAGGCATACCCGAGCATCCTAATTTACGCCATGCGCTTGGAGTAACGACGAAGACAACAGTTCATCATTGGCGACAGGCAGGGTCGGCAGCGTCGGGAATACCTGGATACGCAGATAACTATGTAGGCATTGCTAATGCGAGCAAATGGATGGGAAGAGCCGGTTACTTAGGGCTTGGATTCAGTGCATTTTCAGCATATTCAAATACAGTGGAAGCCTGTACCTCTGGGCGTGAAGAAGAGTGCCAAAGGGCTCGAATTCGAGAGGGGGCCAGTTTTGGTGGGGGGCTTGCAGGTGGTGCAGTGGCAGGTGGTGCTGCGGGTTATTTTGCCGGTGGGATGTGCGTGGCGCTGGGTGTTTCTAGTGCTGGCGTAGGCGCTCTAGTGTGCGGTCTAGTCGTGGTTGGCGGCGCTGGGTATGTTGGTGGTGACGTAGGTGGAAAACTAGGTGGGCTAGGTGGAGAGTCGTTGGGGGAGTTTATATACGGTAACGAAAATGAATGA
- a CDS encoding IS3 family transposase (programmed frameshift) yields MPRYSKERKAVVLKKLLPPHNRSVVSVATEEGISDATLYSWLKQCREKGVPVPGYTQSDNEWSPDAKLAVVIETATLSETELGAYCREKGLYPEQIQQWKAACLQGAGQQEDQQKTAQKQRKQDRKTIKQLKAEVRRKDRALAETTSLLVLFKKARRLVRRRPEQRRGRLTPLEERARLITLFDEAVTGGASRYQAAAMIDVSERTLKRWRSGCGAVAEDQRPHAVQGSQPHQLTHEEEQAILSACNRSEYQSLPPSQIVPLLADQGVYLASESSFYRVLKKHQQQHHRGRMKPRRPVPEPTSFTATGPNQVWCWDISYCSSVVRGQHWYLYLIMDIYSRKIIAWEVHEAESGELAKHLLERALLREGCWHQPPVLHSDNGAPMTSYTLKARLTELGMLMSYSRPRVSNDNPYSEALFRTVKYCPAWPTKGFASLNAVRDWMLTFERAYNEQHLHSGIRYVTPADRHQGADRERLEHRKAVYERAKRRHPQRWSGNTRNWEVPGSVALNPGKLQEVERNKQAA; encoded by the exons GTGCCACGTTATTCTAAAGAGCGTAAAGCTGTTGTACTGAAAAAGTTGTTGCCACCCCATAATCGCAGTGTGGTATCTGTCGCCACTGAAGAAGGCATCTCTGACGCGACGCTGTATAGTTGGTTAAAACAGTGTCGAGAAAAAGGAGTGCCTGTGCCGGGTTACACCCAAAGCGACAACGAGTGGTCGCCTGACGCCAAGCTTGCCGTGGTCATCGAAACCGCCACCCTGTCAGAAACAGAGCTTGGTGCTTACTGCCGCGAAAAAGGCCTGTATCCCGAGCAGATCCAACAGTGGAAAGCCGCTTGTCTCCAGGGCGCTGGCCAACAAGAAGACCAGCAAAAAACGGCACAAAAGCAGCGTAAACAAGACCGTAAGACGATCAAACAGCTCAAAGCGGAAGTGCGTCGCAAAGACAGAGCCCTAGCGGAAACGACATCGTTACTGGTGCTCT TCAAAAAAGCTCGACGCCTTGTACGGCGAAGACCCGAACAGCGGCGAGGACGACTGACGCCTCTTGAGGAACGTGCAAGGCTCATTACGTTGTTTGATGAAGCGGTCACCGGGGGCGCTTCCCGTTATCAAGCAGCGGCGATGATAGACGTGAGCGAGCGCACGCTGAAACGCTGGCGTTCTGGGTGTGGCGCGGTGGCTGAGGATCAGCGCCCACACGCGGTACAAGGCAGTCAGCCGCATCAACTGACTCACGAGGAGGAACAGGCTATTTTGAGTGCCTGCAATCGCTCCGAGTATCAGAGCCTGCCACCGTCTCAGATCGTGCCGTTACTGGCAGATCAAGGGGTCTACTTGGCTTCCGAGTCGTCGTTTTACCGGGTACTGAAAAAGCACCAACAGCAGCACCATCGAGGGCGAATGAAGCCACGCCGCCCAGTGCCTGAGCCGACGAGCTTCACAGCAACCGGACCCAACCAAGTCTGGTGCTGGGACATCAGCTATTGCTCTTCCGTTGTGCGTGGCCAGCACTGGTATCTCTATCTGATCATGGATATCTACAGTCGCAAAATCATCGCCTGGGAAGTCCACGAGGCGGAATCAGGCGAGTTAGCGAAACACCTGCTGGAACGCGCTTTATTGCGCGAAGGCTGCTGGCACCAGCCTCCAGTGCTGCACTCGGATAACGGCGCACCGATGACGTCTTATACGCTTAAAGCGAGGTTAACAGAGCTGGGGATGTTGATGTCTTACAGTCGACCGAGAGTGAGCAATGACAACCCTTACTCGGAAGCGTTGTTCCGCACCGTCAAGTATTGTCCAGCGTGGCCCACAAAGGGCTTTGCATCGCTGAACGCGGTACGTGACTGGATGCTGACGTTCGAACGCGCTTACAACGAACAGCACCTGCACAGTGGCATTCGGTACGTGACGCCCGCTGATCGGCATCAAGGTGCCGACCGAGAACGTCTTGAGCATCGCAAAGCGGTTTATGAAAGAGCTAAGCGCCGACATCCACAGCGCTGGTCAGGCAACACACGAAACTGGGAAGTACCCGGTTCGGTAGCGCTCAACCCTGGCAAGCTGCAGGAAGTCGAGCGTAATAAACAGGCTGCTTAG
- a CDS encoding glycine betaine ABC transporter substrate-binding protein: MKTLTTALTSIALASGISLANANEISVGGKNFTEQQILSTMTTQYLDNLGYDVDNRSGMGSAVLRQAQENGQIDLYWEYTGTSLINYNDITESLSPEDTYQRVKELDAEKGLTWLEPSDANNTYALAMREEAAKERGIETLSDLAEAVNNEEGLTFALNAEFYAREDGWRPLMEAYDFRVGRGEVSRMDSGLVYQALRDEEVDVGLVFATDGRIPAFDFYVLEDDQGFFPAYALAPVVRTETLEANPELAEQMNRLSALLNDETMAALNARVDVERETIEDVAESFLEENDLI, from the coding sequence ATGAAAACATTAACCACCGCATTGACCAGTATTGCCCTTGCCAGCGGCATCTCGCTCGCTAACGCCAACGAAATCAGCGTTGGCGGCAAGAATTTCACCGAGCAGCAGATCCTCTCCACCATGACGACCCAGTATCTGGATAACCTGGGCTACGACGTCGATAACCGCTCCGGCATGGGTTCCGCCGTTTTGCGTCAAGCGCAGGAAAACGGTCAGATCGATCTTTACTGGGAATACACCGGCACGTCCCTGATCAACTATAACGACATCACGGAAAGCCTGAGCCCTGAAGATACCTACCAGCGGGTGAAAGAGCTCGATGCCGAGAAAGGCCTGACCTGGCTCGAGCCGTCGGATGCCAACAACACCTATGCGCTCGCCATGCGCGAAGAGGCTGCCAAAGAACGTGGTATCGAGACGCTCTCCGACCTGGCCGAGGCCGTCAACAACGAGGAAGGCCTGACCTTTGCGCTTAACGCCGAGTTCTACGCCCGTGAAGACGGCTGGCGGCCGCTGATGGAAGCTTACGACTTCCGCGTAGGGCGCGGTGAAGTAAGCCGCATGGACTCCGGCCTGGTCTATCAAGCGCTGCGTGACGAAGAAGTCGATGTTGGCCTGGTGTTTGCCACCGACGGGCGTATCCCCGCCTTTGACTTTTACGTGCTCGAAGACGACCAGGGCTTCTTCCCGGCCTATGCCCTCGCCCCGGTCGTACGCACCGAAACCCTTGAGGCCAACCCTGAGCTCGCTGAGCAAATGAACCGCCTATCGGCGCTGTTAAACGACGAAACCATGGCCGCACTCAACGCCCGTGTCGATGTTGAGCGCGAGACGATTGAAGACGTGGCAGAGAGCTTTCTTGAAGAGAATGATCTGATTTAA
- a CDS encoding DUF4123 domain-containing protein, whose protein sequence is MSEYSVLEMLHKKEDESVFILLDGAVFPAMQRVYSYEMSPQVSPIYYGTRHGASLDASPCLYQPSGESEVWNCEEHWRTQGVVFVSACSYFEVLDYLKSLISVRLPNNQLAYWRFYSPEWLSKIMKALSDEDFSKFNGPVNQWAAYVDGRWELYDAVSHSSVETNKEEGWFQLSQNCIEKLKNAKKEEFYIRLEEKLASEISNVSFEGLCREDVLKTVAIAESLGFKSNYEIEWFTVTNYKYPGLMSRSDIKKSIENIEVAALERQLQVEEAIWGIKEERTD, encoded by the coding sequence ATGAGTGAGTATTCAGTGTTAGAGATGTTGCATAAGAAAGAAGACGAATCGGTATTTATATTGCTTGATGGGGCTGTCTTTCCAGCAATGCAACGGGTATATAGTTACGAAATGTCGCCTCAGGTTTCACCTATTTACTATGGAACTCGGCATGGGGCATCTTTAGATGCAAGTCCTTGCTTATATCAGCCTAGTGGCGAAAGTGAAGTATGGAACTGTGAGGAGCACTGGCGTACTCAAGGAGTGGTTTTTGTAAGCGCTTGCTCTTACTTTGAAGTGCTCGATTATTTAAAGAGCTTGATAAGCGTACGCCTTCCTAATAATCAGCTAGCCTATTGGAGATTTTATTCTCCTGAATGGTTGTCAAAAATAATGAAGGCGCTGAGTGATGAGGACTTTTCAAAGTTTAATGGCCCGGTGAATCAATGGGCGGCGTATGTCGACGGTCGCTGGGAACTATATGATGCTGTCAGCCATAGTTCTGTTGAGACAAATAAAGAGGAAGGGTGGTTTCAGCTGTCTCAAAATTGCATAGAAAAACTAAAAAACGCAAAGAAAGAAGAGTTTTACATTCGCTTGGAGGAAAAGCTGGCTAGTGAAATAAGCAATGTGAGTTTTGAGGGTCTGTGCAGGGAAGACGTTTTAAAAACTGTTGCTATAGCCGAAAGTCTGGGTTTTAAAAGTAATTATGAAATTGAGTGGTTCACTGTCACGAATTATAAATACCCTGGCTTAATGAGCAGATCTGATATCAAAAAATCAATTGAAAATATCGAAGTGGCAGCGCTCGAGCGACAGCTTCAAGTCGAAGAAGCTATTTGGGGAATTAAAGAAGAAAGGACGGATTGA
- a CDS encoding nitrilase-related carbon-nitrogen hydrolase — protein MHYQNTLRVGAAQINTTLGEVDDNLERHLALIADAQHDDVELLVFPELSLTGYRLASRVMQVAMPLEDPRLQTLARACGPMQVVVGFVEEASPGEYYNALAIFQHGQLIAVHRKLNLPTYGGLEEGKWFTHGSELTHTDICPGWSATQLICADLWNPGLVHAALLSRPTVLCAPINSASGIVSDDFSNEENWALNTRFYAMTYGTPVIMANRFGPEGDSHFWGGSRILGPSGEILAQADDEEALIVADLSRTAIAKARFELPTHRDADTPLVRELMAGYR, from the coding sequence ATGCATTATCAAAACACGCTTCGCGTCGGCGCTGCCCAGATCAATACCACGCTCGGCGAGGTGGATGACAACCTTGAGCGCCATTTGGCACTGATTGCTGACGCCCAGCATGACGATGTCGAACTACTGGTATTTCCCGAGCTTTCGCTGACGGGGTATCGTCTGGCAAGTCGTGTCATGCAGGTGGCAATGCCGCTGGAAGACCCACGCCTGCAAACACTGGCCCGCGCCTGCGGCCCGATGCAGGTCGTCGTCGGTTTCGTGGAAGAGGCAAGCCCGGGGGAATATTACAACGCGCTGGCTATCTTTCAGCACGGCCAGCTTATCGCCGTCCACCGCAAACTGAACCTACCTACCTATGGCGGGCTTGAGGAAGGCAAGTGGTTCACCCACGGCAGTGAGCTCACCCACACGGATATCTGCCCCGGCTGGTCAGCCACCCAGCTCATTTGTGCCGACTTATGGAACCCCGGGCTGGTGCATGCCGCCTTGCTTTCCCGCCCCACGGTGCTCTGCGCACCGATCAATTCGGCCAGCGGCATCGTCAGCGACGACTTTTCCAACGAAGAAAACTGGGCGCTGAATACCCGCTTTTATGCCATGACTTATGGCACGCCCGTGATTATGGCGAACCGCTTCGGCCCGGAAGGCGACAGCCACTTCTGGGGCGGCTCGCGCATTCTCGGGCCGAGTGGCGAAATATTGGCGCAGGCCGATGATGAGGAAGCGCTGATTGTCGCGGATCTGTCACGCACAGCGATTGCCAAGGCGCGCTTTGAGCTGCCCACCCACCGCGATGCGGACACACCGCTGGTGAGAGAGCTGATGGCGGGATACCGCTAG
- a CDS encoding glycine betaine ABC transporter substrate-binding protein, with amino-acid sequence MKIQLKALTLSVLTLCVASLAQAQTLNVGGKNFTEQLILASMTSQYLEDKGYDVDERSGMGTSVLRQAQESGQIDLYWEYTGTSLISYNKVEEKLSPQATYERVKQLDAEKGLTWLDPSDANNTYALAMREHHAESLGISSISDLAQVINEGNALTLASNATFYSRDDGLRPMQETYDFEFGRRNVSRMDQGLTLTALDNEEVDVAMTTATNGRIPALDLTVLEDDKEFFPDYALTPVVRTETLEANPELAEQMNRLSALLNDATMAALNARVDVERESVDDVAESFLEENDLL; translated from the coding sequence ATGAAAATCCAACTAAAAGCTCTGACGCTATCCGTACTAACTCTTTGCGTTGCAAGCCTGGCTCAGGCTCAGACCCTCAATGTCGGTGGTAAGAACTTTACCGAACAGCTCATCCTAGCCTCCATGACCAGCCAATACCTGGAAGACAAAGGCTACGATGTTGATGAACGATCCGGTATGGGCACTTCAGTGTTGCGACAAGCTCAAGAAAGCGGCCAAATCGACCTTTACTGGGAATATACTGGCACCTCATTGATCAGCTATAACAAGGTAGAAGAAAAACTATCTCCTCAAGCAACCTATGAGCGCGTCAAACAACTTGATGCCGAGAAAGGCCTAACTTGGCTTGACCCATCCGACGCGAACAACACGTATGCGTTAGCCATGCGCGAGCATCACGCTGAATCGCTGGGTATCAGCAGCATCTCCGATTTGGCTCAGGTGATAAACGAGGGTAACGCGCTGACGCTGGCTTCCAATGCCACCTTCTATTCCCGTGACGATGGCCTCCGTCCCATGCAGGAAACCTACGACTTCGAATTCGGTCGGCGTAACGTGTCACGCATGGACCAAGGGCTCACCTTGACCGCGCTGGACAATGAAGAGGTCGACGTGGCCATGACCACCGCTACAAACGGGCGCATCCCAGCCCTAGACCTGACAGTGCTGGAAGATGACAAGGAATTCTTTCCTGATTATGCCCTCACCCCGGTCGTACGCACCGAGACCCTCGAGGCCAATCCTGAGCTCGCTGAGCAAATGAACCGCCTGTCGGCGCTGTTAAACGACGCGACCATGGCCGCGCTCAACGCCCGTGTCGATGTCGAGCGCGAGTCGGTTGACGACGTGGCAGAAAGCTTTCTCGAAGAAAATGATCTGCTCTAG
- a CDS encoding ABC transporter permease, with the protein MPIRSMKGALKALVLVAIFFAGVWSQSSGVIDDFIWYLPDVQYLVVQHIWLTVMSGSLAILVAIPLGIVLSRPSMARVAESLMQVLNVGTTIPTLAVLALSMSFLGIGTVPAVFGLFVATLLPITRNTYAGLKGVNPALMEAAAGIGMSPMQRLFKVELPNALYVIFAGMRTALTINVGTVPLAFLIGAGGLGELIFTGIDLYDPVMMLSGAIPTALLAIVVDALIATTAFLVVPRGVNPGRA; encoded by the coding sequence ATGCCGATTCGATCCATGAAAGGGGCGCTCAAGGCACTGGTGCTGGTGGCTATTTTTTTCGCCGGCGTATGGAGCCAGTCCAGCGGCGTCATTGATGACTTTATCTGGTATCTACCCGATGTTCAGTACCTGGTGGTTCAGCACATCTGGCTGACCGTCATGTCAGGCAGCCTGGCCATTCTCGTTGCCATTCCGCTGGGTATCGTGCTCTCTCGCCCCAGCATGGCGCGGGTCGCCGAGTCATTGATGCAGGTACTCAACGTGGGCACCACGATCCCCACCCTGGCCGTGCTCGCGCTATCGATGAGTTTTCTGGGTATTGGTACGGTGCCAGCCGTCTTTGGCCTATTCGTGGCCACGCTGCTGCCGATTACCCGGAATACCTATGCCGGCTTAAAGGGCGTTAACCCGGCACTTATGGAAGCGGCTGCGGGCATTGGCATGTCACCCATGCAGCGGCTTTTCAAAGTCGAGCTGCCCAATGCGCTCTACGTCATTTTTGCCGGCATGCGCACCGCGCTAACCATCAATGTGGGCACCGTGCCGCTGGCGTTCTTGATTGGCGCGGGCGGCCTTGGTGAACTGATCTTCACCGGTATTGATCTGTACGACCCAGTCATGATGCTTTCGGGTGCCATTCCCACCGCGTTGCTGGCAATCGTAGTCGATGCGCTGATTGCAACGACTGCGTTCCTCGTTGTCCCCCGCGGGGTCAACCCCGGCCGCGCTTAA
- a CDS encoding HalD/BesD family halogenase, translated as MTITATEQPANALEGLIDLERYPLDELSSPAGKTFIADCRRQLEVDGCVVLKNFVPEAALARLERETERLSPDAHYNQTETNPYNSDGDASLPATHPKNRFDDRTNGFVAGDRIDHDTIIRQVYEHPEFQRFIGAVVGIEEIHQYADPLADLVVNVLREGCQHPWHYDTNEFIVTMMTRQSHGGGRFEYAPGIRNPEGENFAEVEKVIDGDRSRLKALDLQPGDLQIFFGRYSLHRVTPVVGDKERHTVIFAYAKEPGFVGRPERAQRIFGRMAPVHEQILKDGMQRSDSLAD; from the coding sequence ATGACAATAACTGCCACTGAACAACCCGCGAACGCCCTTGAAGGGCTGATCGATCTTGAGCGCTACCCGCTCGATGAGTTGTCATCGCCGGCAGGAAAGACGTTTATCGCCGATTGCCGTCGCCAACTTGAAGTAGATGGCTGTGTGGTGCTTAAAAACTTTGTTCCTGAAGCTGCATTAGCTCGGCTTGAGCGTGAAACCGAACGGCTATCGCCAGACGCCCACTACAATCAGACTGAGACCAATCCGTACAACAGCGATGGCGACGCATCGCTGCCCGCGACGCACCCTAAAAACCGCTTTGATGATCGGACTAACGGCTTTGTCGCCGGAGATCGTATCGACCATGACACCATTATCCGCCAGGTGTATGAGCACCCGGAATTCCAGCGGTTTATCGGTGCGGTGGTGGGTATCGAAGAGATCCACCAGTACGCTGATCCCTTGGCCGACCTGGTAGTGAACGTGCTGCGCGAAGGGTGTCAGCACCCCTGGCACTACGATACCAACGAGTTCATCGTCACCATGATGACCCGGCAATCCCACGGTGGTGGGCGGTTTGAATATGCACCGGGGATTCGCAATCCAGAGGGTGAAAACTTCGCTGAAGTGGAAAAGGTGATCGACGGTGATCGCTCGCGCTTGAAGGCGCTGGATCTTCAGCCAGGTGATCTGCAGATTTTCTTTGGCCGTTACTCGCTCCACCGAGTGACGCCAGTGGTGGGGGATAAAGAGCGCCATACGGTGATTTTCGCCTATGCCAAAGAGCCTGGTTTCGTGGGTCGTCCCGAGCGTGCGCAGCGCATCTTCGGCCGCATGGCGCCGGTCCATGAACAGATTCTTAAAGACGGCATGCAGCGCAGCGATAGCCTGGCAGATTAA